The Acidobacteriota bacterium genome window below encodes:
- a CDS encoding ABC transporter permease, whose protein sequence is MIFGVAAVIGMLSIGAGAQEQALAAIEEMGIRNVIVRAEEFKDDELKEMRKKSLGLSRRDATAFLEAVPAVTSIAPVARVEARKVFAPGGKSEPRVLGVASGHAGASGLALAEGRFFTEAEEKAAAQVCVIGPKVRKDLFGYGPAIGRNLKVGDVWLTVIGTLKTRFEGEEKLQGVKIVSPANDVYIPVSAALYKFPRPPLRQELDEIVVTLARGADPQESAAVVNALLQRLHGGVGDYSLVVPDALLAQSRRTQRLFDVVMGCIAGISLLVGGIGIMNIMLATVLERTREIGVRRAIGATRLDIRNQFIVEAFTLSVVGGLSGVIVGVGIAKLVAAYAGWQTIVTLASVLLSTGVSLSVGLVFGIYPALRAAKLDPIEALRYE, encoded by the coding sequence ATGATCTTCGGCGTCGCCGCGGTCATCGGGATGCTCTCGATCGGCGCCGGCGCGCAGGAGCAGGCGCTCGCGGCGATCGAGGAGATGGGGATTCGCAACGTCATCGTCCGCGCCGAGGAGTTCAAGGACGACGAGCTGAAGGAGATGCGGAAGAAGTCCCTCGGCCTGTCGCGGCGCGACGCGACCGCATTCCTCGAGGCGGTCCCGGCCGTCACGTCGATCGCCCCGGTCGCGCGCGTCGAGGCGCGGAAGGTCTTCGCGCCGGGGGGTAAATCCGAGCCGCGCGTCCTCGGCGTGGCGAGCGGGCACGCGGGGGCGTCGGGGCTCGCGCTCGCCGAGGGGCGCTTCTTCACCGAGGCCGAGGAGAAGGCGGCGGCGCAGGTCTGCGTCATCGGGCCGAAGGTGAGGAAGGATCTCTTCGGCTACGGCCCGGCCATCGGCCGCAATCTCAAGGTCGGCGACGTCTGGCTCACCGTCATCGGCACGCTGAAGACCCGCTTCGAAGGGGAGGAAAAGCTCCAGGGTGTGAAGATCGTCAGCCCCGCGAACGACGTCTACATCCCCGTCTCGGCGGCCCTCTACAAGTTCCCGCGCCCCCCGCTCCGCCAGGAGCTCGACGAGATCGTCGTGACCCTCGCGCGCGGCGCCGACCCCCAGGAGTCGGCGGCCGTCGTCAACGCCCTCCTCCAGAGGCTCCACGGCGGCGTGGGCGACTACTCGCTCGTCGTCCCCGACGCCCTCCTCGCGCAGAGCCGCCGGACGCAGCGCCTCTTCGACGTCGTCATGGGGTGCATCGCCGGCATCTCGCTCCTCGTCGGCGGCATCGGCATCATGAACATCATGCTCGCGACGGTCCTCGAGAGGACGAGAGAGATCGGCGTGAGGCGCGCCATCGGCGCGACCCGCCTCGACATCCGCAACCAGTTCATCGTCGAGGCGTTCACGCTCAGCGTCGTCGGCGGCCTCTCCGGCGTGATCGTGGGCGTCGGCATCGCGAAGCTCGTCGCCGCCTACGCCGGCTGGCAGACAATCGTGACGCTCGCCTCGGTGCTCCTCTCGACCGGTGTCTCCCTGAGCGTCGGGCTCGTCTTCGGGATCTACCCGGCGCTCCGGGCGGCGAAGCTCGACCCGATCGAGGCGCTCAGGTACGAGTGA